A stretch of Paracoccus sp. N5 DNA encodes these proteins:
- a CDS encoding zinc-ribbon domain-containing protein, translated as MRLTCPRCAAQYQIADAAIPPAGREVECSACGHVWHQEGPAKSAPEAVAAAPEPGFDPQARPVLNRALDESVLSILREEAARELRVRKGETPEPAESPADHIPATKAAAEAAPESAPQIDWPATTLTVPETPPDAAPAPAEPQPAEAPAAAAPADPAPPEPVQPDPPEPVLPALPDAAELAATLTRPAAPLPEPSPAPEPALEAARTALRPAAPDEHAEAPAAPVPVLLPAERRRSGYGAGFGLAAMLALGLVAVYALVPQIPADRGGATLAEWRQGIDRGRLWLHDRILGD; from the coding sequence ATGCGCCTGACCTGCCCCCGCTGCGCCGCCCAGTACCAGATCGCCGATGCCGCCATCCCGCCGGCCGGGCGCGAGGTCGAATGCTCGGCCTGCGGCCATGTCTGGCATCAGGAAGGGCCTGCAAAATCCGCGCCGGAAGCCGTGGCCGCGGCGCCCGAGCCCGGTTTCGACCCGCAGGCCCGCCCGGTGCTGAACCGCGCGCTGGACGAGTCGGTGCTGTCCATCCTGCGCGAGGAAGCCGCCCGCGAATTGCGGGTCCGCAAGGGCGAGACGCCCGAGCCCGCCGAATCCCCGGCCGATCACATTCCCGCGACGAAAGCCGCCGCCGAGGCGGCGCCGGAATCCGCGCCGCAGATCGACTGGCCGGCCACCACGCTGACCGTGCCCGAGACGCCGCCGGACGCCGCGCCCGCACCGGCGGAGCCGCAGCCCGCCGAGGCTCCGGCAGCGGCAGCGCCCGCCGATCCGGCGCCGCCCGAGCCTGTGCAACCCGACCCGCCCGAGCCGGTGCTGCCCGCCCTGCCCGACGCGGCCGAGCTTGCCGCGACCCTGACCCGTCCTGCCGCGCCCTTGCCCGAGCCCTCGCCGGCGCCGGAGCCCGCGCTCGAGGCCGCCCGCACCGCGCTGCGCCCCGCCGCGCCCGACGAACACGCCGAGGCCCCGGCCGCGCCCGTGCCGGTGCTGCTGCCAGCAGAGCGGCGGCGCTCGGGCTATGGCGCGGGCTTCGGTCTTGCCGCGATGCTGGCCCTGGGGCTGGTCGCGGTCTATGCGCTGGTCCCGCAGATCCCGGCCGACCGGGGCGGCGCCACGCTGGCCGAATGGCGGCAGGGCATCGACCGCGGCCGGCTCTGGCTTCACGACCGCATCCTGGGCGACTGA